The genomic interval CTCAAACAAAGTGGTAGCTTATACCTATGTGCTTTGCCTTGGAGTAGAAGACAAGATTTCTTGCATGTGCAAGACATTTTGATTGTCACAATATACAACAAGATTTTGCTTTTTGTGCCTGAGTTGCTCCACTAACCtttgaattcaaataatttcccaataaataatacttcttcAAGTCTTTTCCATGTCATACCCTTGAACTGTGTGTATACTTTCattgtacattttattttgatagtATTTATCGACTCCAACATTCTCTAAGGCATGACCATTATCCATAAACACAGATCCACCTGAGGTAGGTTCATAATGTTAAAACTAATCCCATGCGTCAAGTTGCACCTAAATCCGCTATCCATCTATCATGTAATTGTTTTGCACATTAGAGCTAATTACTACTTCACTCACTAGAATACCTCCCTCTTTTGAGGTACTTACAACATAACCTTACGAGATTGATGTTTCAAAGTTCTTTCCTCTTTCTTCTTATTTCAATAATCTTTCTTTGCATGTCCTTTCTTGCCACAATGGTATCATTTGAGATGctttttacttagaaactttGATCTACCATGAGTTTAACTCCCACTATAGTGGTGTCCTGTTGATTTACCTTTCTTCATCCTTAAAGCCTTTGCTTACTATAAACTTCCATGAACATCCTCAAAGTGTAGGTGTCCTTCagtattcttatttttatattgatgatGGGTTGATCATACAAATTAGGGAAATTCTGAaggttgttatttttatattgatgatGGGTTGATCATATGAATTAGGTAAATTATGAAGTAGAATCTCCACAAATTCATTTTCAGCTATGTTGAAAATTGTCTCTAATACAATTTGATAAGTGTCCTAAATCTTCTTCACAGTGTCTTCTCCACAATGCGATAATCTGCCATATTCGCAATATCCATGAATCTTTCATCAAGTGCATCCACATAATATCCATGAGTCTTTCTTCAAGTGCATCCACAATGCGATAATCTGCCATATTCTCGAAATTACCTTCATATTCAGTTTCtacaaaaattattcaaatttgaactttATCTCATATGTTGTTGGTTatgcattttttattatgaatagtATTGTTTACTAAGATGTATTTGTACACTAGTATATTAGGTAAGTTTTGGGGAAAGAGAGGTGGGTCACTGGACACTCTTAAAATACCAAGTCTTTCCTGAGACAACTTTTCCTAGACAACACTACtacaataataagaataattttgttctATTCTGATGCCAAgaataactatttttctatAACACTATTCTAACCACAATAGCCACAGCCATGAAATACAACCAAGAACACAACACTATTCCAGTGACAATAACAATGAAATACAATCAGGAAGCTAGCTCTGAAACCAGTGAGAGGTACCAAAGTAACAACATATGAATTCCCAGCTAAACTataacaactaaaataaaagataaaagataactAAACAGATAATAgacaataatataattttacagagaaagaaaattacaatACTCTTCTCTCTAAGTCAAACTCTAACTGAGAAGATAGTAACACCCTCTCCcaaaaatcagaaaaacaaCTAACAGGAGAATCTTATAGGAGaaactatttttcttcttttctctgaAGCACTAAAGTACActgaaaaaatggaaaagatttTGGTGtcttactaaaaaaataatgtgcTCATATTATAACAAGAAAAGTAAGCATCAAAGTAAATTTTTCTCAATGTGGGACTTATCTGCtgacaattttttattagattcaatTTGTAATGGAAGTGACAGAGCAATGCTCCCAACCAAGCTAAATGCCAAAAAAGTGAAGCATATGCCATTTTTCCAAAGTTAAGTTATCCAATGCtctctaaaaaattaaaagttaatgagtcacacacacaaagaaaaagaaaggcgAGAGATTAGAGAGATAGAATCAACCTCTGTCATATCATTGCTAAGCATATCCATGACTCGGTAGTGACTTCCAAATCCAATTAAACGAGATACcatagaattttctaaaatttgtggTGCATAGGTTGTTTCCATTGCAGAATGTACTTTGCAGAAGTCATCCACTATTCTTCTTAATTCTTGAGTTAGTTGAAGATCTGAGTTACATTGCACGCAAATGCTTCGAAGTTTTGAAAACTCACTAAGCTTTGATAGTAGGTTACCCAAATTATTATCCTGTAGATGGACAGAGACTAAAGATGTTGAAATGCTTCCAAGTGATTGCATAGAGGATACACGACCTGTTGTTGGCGACATCCAAGACCATATGATAGAAGGAAACAAAACACTTGCTAATCCTTCATATCCACAAAGTGATATAAACCCaatcttttttaatcttattataGAAAATGGCACTTGTGTTAGGCTAGTATTCTCTGCCCTTAGAGTTGTTAACGATTCCATCTGCACTATTTCTTCTTCTAACTTGTCGATCTTTGAACAACCAGAAAGGATGAGTACTCTTAAAGACTTCGATTTTATCACTGGGAGATTCCGAAGGCATATACAGtccttcaaatttaaaataagaagatTAGGCAGATTTCCAATGGAATGGTGCAGCTCAGACAAGTTTGGACAATCTTTGAGAATGACTCTCTCAAGATTTGGTAGTTTTGAAAAGTCAGGGGTCTTTGACAACAACTTGGAATGACTAAGATTGATGAACTTTAGCCTTTCCAGCCTCTGCAAGAGATATTTTTCAGAAGGGTATTAGTAAAGATGGGGGAAAcaattaatatggtcaccataGAAAACTCTTTTGATGATATACCTGTTGTAGGGGCTCCTTCCATACTAGCTTAAGATTACTGTGTTTCATGTCAATAGCAACTACGTTTCCCTGATAAAAGTTATCAGGTATGTATTTTAATGAAAATCCTCGCCAATAGACCCATGTCAAGTGTTTGGAAATATGCCCATAATCTCCAGCAAGTTGGACATGATCAAATTGCAAAATTCTCAGTCTTTTCATGTTCTCAAATGTTTTGGCACTGAAGTGAACTCTGCCAGGTCTATGCAATTTCAAAGCTAATCCCTCAATGGCTTCTGTTCCCTGTAATCAAATAAACACAGGAAAATTTGAGAATTCAATGAAGCTAACCCTTTGCTGTTTTCACAGCAGAAAGATAGTAAGCAATGCACAAAGCCTATAGCGTCAGCATGCATATAGTGTGCGTTACCAAGACAAACACATTCAAAAGCCAAAAATTAACAGTCCTAGGGCTTTCACccaaaagattaagaaaaacaatatgattgaaaaaataaaaacagattgTGTTACTATGTTCCTGATAAGATCACAGTGGatgattgaaattttaaaaagttacagAAAGTTCTTACGGTATGTTCAGTCAATATATCAAGTACGTGATCATGAACACATAATCTACTGCGCTTTTGTGGTAGCGGTGAACTTTGACGAACAATTTCTCTTCCCATGTCACGTAGTAAATCATGAATTCCGAGCTTGTTATTCTTCTCAACCTTGATGAGGCTCCTTTCTACTAGTACTGGTATTCCAATATCAGCATGAAGTCCACAACCATTTAGTATCTCTGTGACATAGCCTCTGTCCTTACCAATAAAGAAGCAGCATATGTCAAGAAATATGTCCTTCTCCATATGATCTGATAAACCATCATagcttattttcaatttctcttgtattttatcatttggtatttcttttaattttgataatacaCTTTGccactcttctttttttctcttgtatAAGTAAGATCCAAGAACTTCAAGAGCTAGTGGTAGCCCTCCGCAGTATGTGATTACTTCCTTTGAGACTTCAAAAAAGTCCCTAGTTGGATTTGCTCTCCTAAAAGCATGCCAACTAAAAAGCTCAAGGGActcaattttattcattttctcaaCTCCATGCACATAGTCAACTCCAATCTCTTCGAGTAGACGTACGTTTCTGGTGGTAATGATTATTACACTTCCTCGACTGATTTCATTACGATTTCCACATAATGCAATTAATTGTTCAAAGATGTTCACATCATCAAGAACAACAAGTACCTTTTTTGTGCAAAGCATTTCTTTGATCTTTCCTTTTCCCCAATCAATGCTATGCACGTTTGTCTTTGTTGTTTTAAGGATATCTGAAAGAAGCTGTTCTTGCAAATCAATTGGGCCCCGATCTCCTCCCCAAACTTCTCTAATATTTGCAAGAAAACTTCTATATTTGAATTCATGACGAATTTCATTGTAAATGGATTTGGCTATGGTTGTTTTGCCAATCCCTCCCATTCCCCAAATTCCTAATATACAGgttcctatttttttatttctaataaagtCAATAGCATGCT from Vigna radiata var. radiata cultivar VC1973A chromosome 9, Vradiata_ver6, whole genome shotgun sequence carries:
- the LOC106773314 gene encoding TMV resistance protein N-like, with the translated sequence FVSILILGYFCCRNENDLMKEIVCKVLKRLDRTYLSITNFPVGLECRLQHAIDFIRNKKIGTCILGIWGMGGIGKTTIAKSIYNEIRHEFKYRSFLANIREVWGGDRGPIDLQEQLLSDILKTTKTNVHSIDWGKGKIKEMLCTKKVLVVLDDVNIFEQLIALCGNRNEISRGSVIIITTRNVRLLEEIGVDYVHGVEKMNKIESLELFSWHAFRRANPTRDFFEVSKEVITYCGGLPLALEVLGSYLYKRKKEEWQSVLSKLKEIPNDKIQEKLKISYDGLSDHMEKDIFLDICCFFIGKDRGYVTEILNGCGLHADIGIPVLVERSLIKVEKNNKLGIHDLLRDMGREIVRQSSPLPQKRSRLCVHDHVLDILTEHTGTEAIEGLALKLHRPGRVHFSAKTFENMKRLRILQFDHVQLAGDYGHISKHLTWVYWRGFSLKYIPDNFYQGNVVAIDMKHSNLKLVWKEPLQQRLERLKFINLSHSKLLSKTPDFSKLPNLERVILKDCPNLSELHHSIGNLPNLLILNLKDCICLRNLPVIKSKSLRVLILSGCSKIDKLEEEIVQMESLTTLRAENTSLTQVPFSIIRLKKIGFISLCGYEGLASVLFPSIIWSWMSPTTGRVSSMQSLGSISTSLVSVHLQDNNLGNLLSKLSEFSKLRSICVQCNSDLQLTQELRRIVDDFCKVHSAMETTYAPQILENSMVSRLIGFGSHYRVMDMLSNDMTEVDSISLISRLSFSLCV